In Candidatus Eisenbacteria bacterium, the genomic window TCGCCGGCGCCGATGCCGCGCAGCTCGCGGCGGCGATCGTGGATCGTGTCACCACCTCCGCGGCGCTGACCGAGCGTGTCACGGGAGGCGTGCCGCCGGTCGCGCTCCGGTTGCGCGACGTGAAGCCGCGCTACGACGTGCAAACGGCGCTCGAAGCGGAGATCGAGCTCAACGTGCTGGCGTTCGAGCGCCCACTGGCGAGCCTGATCGAGATCCTGCGCGGCGAGGTGAGCGCGGCGCTGGCGGACGTCGGCGACCGCATGAATCGTCTGGCCGAAACCGTCCACCGCGTGTCCACCGTCGGGCTCCCACAGGTCATGACCTTCGCCGAGCTGCCTCCTCCAGCGGACGGCGCCTTTCGCGGCGAGCGGACGGCCGATCCTCGCGAGGCGAGCTGGTCCGAGATACGGCGGCGGGTGCGGGAGGCGTCGCTGGTGGGACCGGCGGTGGTGATCGCTCTGCTTCCACCTTATTATCCGCAGTCCCCGCCGCGATCCGGCGGTCTCGGGGAGCGCCTGCGCCCGTGGCTCGAGCGACAGGGTCTGGGACTCGAGCGCTGGTACCGGTACATCTCGGATGCTTCGTACCTGGCATGGCGCGGCGATTCACCGGCGGAGCTCCAGGCACTCATGCCGGGTTGGGAGCGTGACTACCGGCTGCCGGTGTCGGACAGCGCGGCGCTGGATCTCGACGTGGTCACTCTCGGACCGTGGGGGCGTGACGCTCACGGACTCTTCGAGCGGGTCAATCGGCGATTCGCCTTCGAGGTCCTGCCCGGCCTGATCGCCGGGGCGATACGAGAGGCGGTTCGTGAGTGATCGGCCCCGAATCGGCCCCTCACTCTCTGGTTTTCCACCACTCCTGAGCGTCTACTGCGGTCCACGAGCCCGAGTGAAAGCACTCTTCGAGCTCGCGGCGAAGGGCATCCGCATCGGCAGGACGCTCGCGCGCGTCCTTGGCCAGGCACGACATGACCAGCGCTTCGAACCGCTCGGGCAACGCGTGCGGTGACCGCGTCGACGGGCGCGGTGGAATGGCCATCGCGTGCTGCTGCATGAGCTCCCCGCCGGTCTGGCCTTCGAATGGCTTGACGCCCGTCACCAGCCAGTAAGCCACGCATCCGAGCGCGTAGAGGTCGGTGCCAGGACTGGTGTCTTGGCCAAATATCTGCTCAGGCGCCATGTATCCCGGTGTCCCGAGCACCGTGAGCGGGCTGGTCAGCGAAGGATCGCCCGGAGCCGGGAGGGGCCGCGTGAGCCCGAAATCGAGGACCTTGATGAAGTCCAGATCCCGGCCATATCGACACACGAAGACATTCGAAGGCTTGATGTCACGGTGCACGAGATCGCGGGCGTGAGCCTCGCCCAGGGAGTGACACACCTGCTGGAGCCAGTGGGCGGCACGCCGGGCTTCGATCGGGCCGAACTGGTAGACGAAGTGCTCGGCATTGACGCCTTCGAGCAGCTCCATCGCGTAGTACAACGCGCCATCGTCGCTGATGCCGAAGTCGAACAGCTCCACCGTATGGGGAGAGCGCAGGGAAGCGGTGACCTGAGCCTCGCGGGTGAACCGCTGCAGCACCGTTTCGCGGGCTTCCGTGTCACCCCGCAGGCGCTCGGGAAGGATCAGCTTCACCGCGGCTGGGCGGGCCAGGAATTGATGGCGCCCCTTCCACACTTCTCCCATGCCTCCCTGGCTCAGCCGCTCGACGAGCTCGTAGCTTCCGATTCTCCGTGCCGCGGCGACCTGACGCGTCGCGCCGTAGATCGTGCGTGAAGAGACGAGACCAATGCCCACGGCGATCGCGCCGCTCAGCACGAGCCCGATGAAATCGCCCGAATGTGCCGTCACGCGTCCGCTCCATGCCAGCCAGGCAAGGGCCGCGGGCATCGTGAGCGCGCACAGCGCCGACACCAGGAGAGTCGTGCGGGGCCGCGAAGGAACGAGCAACGGGAAGAGGATGATGATGGGCACCACCCAGGTGAGCGAGGCCAGATGGTGTGTCCGCAGGTAGCCCGCCCACAGGACGGAGACCGAGATCAACGCCGACAGAAGCACTTCCGCGACCAGCGCGGCCACGGTCACCGCGCGGTCCCCGAGCGGACTGACGGAGATCGCCAGGAGCGAGGTGCAGAGGAAGACTCCCAGCGCGTCGTGAAGGAGGTCGATCCGGCGCTCGAGCGGCGTCCCGCCGAGCACTCCGCTCAGCTCGACTCCCAGGAAGACGGTGTAGGCCGCGGCCGCGATGGCGGCCGCCACGAACACGCGCCGGCGCGAGTCTCTGAATGCCTCGCTCGGCAGCTCCATTGGGATGCCGCCGTCGGCTCGAAGCGCCGTCATCCAGCGGGCAGGAAGGAGGCGGCGAGGCGGCGAGGCCGTGGGTTCGCTCACCGTCGCGGATTTCCCGGTTGGGCGGCCCGATCCAGCACGGGGTCGATGGACGGGACCTCGGGCGTATACTCGCAACCGGACTTCAAGCGCC contains:
- a CDS encoding serine/threonine-protein kinase — translated: MSEPTASPPRRLLPARWMTALRADGGIPMELPSEAFRDSRRRVFVAAAIAAAAYTVFLGVELSGVLGGTPLERRIDLLHDALGVFLCTSLLAISVSPLGDRAVTVAALVAEVLLSALISVSVLWAGYLRTHHLASLTWVVPIIILFPLLVPSRPRTTLLVSALCALTMPAALAWLAWSGRVTAHSGDFIGLVLSGAIAVGIGLVSSRTIYGATRQVAAARRIGSYELVERLSQGGMGEVWKGRHQFLARPAAVKLILPERLRGDTEARETVLQRFTREAQVTASLRSPHTVELFDFGISDDGALYYAMELLEGVNAEHFVYQFGPIEARRAAHWLQQVCHSLGEAHARDLVHRDIKPSNVFVCRYGRDLDFIKVLDFGLTRPLPAPGDPSLTSPLTVLGTPGYMAPEQIFGQDTSPGTDLYALGCVAYWLVTGVKPFEGQTGGELMQQHAMAIPPRPSTRSPHALPERFEALVMSCLAKDARERPADADALRRELEECFHSGSWTAVDAQEWWKTRE
- a CDS encoding M20/M25/M40 family metallo-hydrolase, with the translated sequence MSVIEPRSVQALAERLIAVPSVSPDPRAEGRCAQAIGDAFPAALERGEWRTEDGRPVVWALLRGRSKRTIVVLTHYDTVGIDEYRALPGAEPEIAFRPDVLRARLLALDPARLPAVARDDLQAERRAPGTWLFGRGALDMKSGIAAGIAALEWLAAHAASLEGSVLFLSCPDEENQSAGMLRAVPEIRALGETLELRGALNLDYVETVAAFDGVVGKRLIGLFVIGSPTHVGNPFAGADAAQLAAAIVDRVTTSAALTERVTGGVPPVALRLRDVKPRYDVQTALEAEIELNVLAFERPLASLIEILRGEVSAALADVGDRMNRLAETVHRVSTVGLPQVMTFAELPPPADGAFRGERTADPREASWSEIRRRVREASLVGPAVVIALLPPYYPQSPPRSGGLGERLRPWLERQGLGLERWYRYISDASYLAWRGDSPAELQALMPGWERDYRLPVSDSAALDLDVVTLGPWGRDAHGLFERVNRRFAFEVLPGLIAGAIREAVRE